GTGCAAGACGCGGGAGACGCGGGAGAGCTTCCAGGCGCGGCTACTTGAGCTCAACCCGGCCTTCGCCGGGTTGAGGGCCGAGCGGCTGCCCGACGGCGACGCCGCCCTCCCGACGGGTCTCGAGGACGGCTTCGAGGTTCCCGTCTGCACCGTGTGCGGCGGGGTCCTCAAGCCCGACGTGATCTTCTTCGGGGAGAACGTGCCGCGGGCGCGCGTCGAGCAGGCCATGCGCTGGTTGGAGGGGGCCGATGCCCTGCTCGTGCTCGGTTCGTCGCTGGAGGTCTTCTCCGGCTACCGGTTCGTCAAGGCGGCCGTCGTCGCCGGCAAGCCCGTGGCCATCGTCAACCAGGGCCCGACTCGCGGCGACGCCGCTGCCGCCTTGCGGCTGGAGGCGGGGTTGGGCGAGGTGCTGCCCGCCGCCGTGGCCCTGGCGGCGGGCGGGGCCGCCTGAGTGGGCCGAGGGCGTCACATCGACAGGTACGCCTCGCGCACGGCGGGGTTCAGCAGCAACTCTGCGCCCGTCCCCTGCAGCGCGACCTCGCCGTTCTCGAGCACGTAGGCGCGGTCGGCGATCCGCAGCGACTGCTGCACGTTCTGCTCCACCAGCACGACGGTCACGCCCTCCGCGTTGATCTGCTCGAGGGCGCGGAACACGGTGAGCGACAGGGCCGGCGACAGGCCGAGCGACGGCTCGTCGACGAGCAGTAGCCGCGGGTCGCTCATCAGCGCCCTACCGATGGCGAGCATCTGCCGCTCCCCGCCCGAGAGCGTGCCGGCCAGCTGGGCGCCGCGCTCCGCCAGGCGCGGGAACAGGTCGAAGACGAGCTTGCGGTTGGTGGCCGCCCGCCCGCGCGCGCGCCGCAGGTACTCGGCGCCGCTCTCGAGGTTCTCCCGCACGGTCATGAGGGGGAAGAGCTGCCTCCCCTCCGGCACGTGCCCGACGCCGGCCCGCACGACCCGCGCCGGCGACAGGCCCGCCAGCGACAGGCTGCCGAACGCCGTGACGGTGCCGCTCCGGACGGGGACGAGGCCGCTGATGGTGCGAAGCAGCGTCGTCTTGCCCGCCCCGTTGGCGCCGATGATGGTCACGAACTCGCCGTCCTCCACGGTGAGGTCGACGTCCCACAGGACGGTTATCTTGCCGTAACCCGCGCGCAGCGCGCGCACCTCCAGCGCNNNNNNNNNNNNNNNNNNNNNNNNNNNNNNNNNNNNNNNNNNNNNNNNNNNNNNNNNNNNNNNNNNNNNNNNNNNNNNNNNNNNNNNNNNNNNNNNNNNNAGGTACGCCTCCACCACGCGCGGGTCGCTCGTGACCTCGGCGTAGGTTCCGGCGGCGAGCTCCGACCCGTGATCCATCACCAGCACCCGGTCGGCGAGGTCGCGCACCACGGGCATGACGTGCTCGATGAACACCACCGTCACCCCCTCGTCGCGCACGGCGCGCACGAGTTCGACGGCCTGCCGCGCCTCGCCGGGACGCAGGCCGGCCATGACCTCGTCGAGCAGGAGCA
The Trueperaceae bacterium DNA segment above includes these coding regions:
- a CDS encoding ABC transporter ATP-binding protein, translated to MEVRALRAGYGKITVLWDVDLTVEDGEFVTIIGANGAGKTTLLRTISGLVPVRSGTVTAFGSLSLAGLSPARVVRAGVGHVPEGRQLFPLMTVRENLESGAEYLRRARGRAATNRKLVFDLFPRLAERGAQLAGTLSGGERQMLAIGRALMSDPRLLLVDEPSLGLSPALSLTVFRALEQINAEGVTVVLVEQNVQQSLRIADRAYVLENGEVALQGTGAELLLNPAVREAYLSM
- a CDS encoding NAD-dependent protein deacetylase, coding for MSVDPTAGRPDPAASGTAPGGGAAAELAGFLGAHRSLVLTGAGISTDSGIPDYRGVHRRAAPPKPMTFQEFVGSEGARRRYWARSAVGWAAMAATRPNPSHAAVTELERLGLTAGVVTQNVDGLHRRAGTRSLVELHGDLALVTCLRCKTRETRESFQARLLELNPAFAGLRAERLPDGDAALPTGLEDGFEVPVCTVCGGVLKPDVIFFGENVPRARVEQAMRWLEGADALLVLGSSLEVFSGYRFVKAAVVAGKPVAIVNQGPTRGDAAAALRLEAGLGEVLPAAVALAAGGAA